In Arthrobacter sp. NicSoilB4, a single genomic region encodes these proteins:
- a CDS encoding PDDEXK nuclease domain-containing protein, translated as MTEPRDLALPTGYTALLGELKDRVRAARTTALRTVNTQLIELYWSIGRTILERQALDGWGSGVIGRLAEDLGAEFPDMTGLSRSNLQYMRSFAEAWPAVDANVPQPVGHLPWGHIRTILDKRLEPAARDWYAAAALEYGWSRNVLMNMIMNKTLERTGAAPSNFKQQLVAPDSELAQQIAKDPYNFEFLGLSGEVAERDLENALTSRITETLRELGPGFSFVGRQVHFDVDGDDFYVDLLFFHIEHSRYVVVELKTGKFQPEYAGKLNFYVALVDDVLRRQHHNETIGILICGTKNDRSVRYSLGRSTSPMAVAAYTYENLPPAEQQALPNEGHIVAALEWAEPDADAEA; from the coding sequence ATGACCGAACCGCGCGACCTCGCTCTCCCCACCGGCTACACCGCTCTCCTCGGAGAGCTCAAGGACCGGGTCAGGGCCGCACGCACGACGGCACTGCGGACCGTCAACACTCAGCTGATCGAGCTGTACTGGTCCATCGGACGGACCATCCTGGAACGCCAGGCCCTCGACGGCTGGGGGAGCGGGGTCATCGGCAGGCTGGCCGAGGACCTGGGGGCCGAGTTCCCGGACATGACCGGTCTGTCACGGTCCAATCTGCAGTACATGCGCAGCTTCGCGGAGGCCTGGCCCGCGGTCGACGCAAATGTCCCACAGCCTGTGGGACATTTGCCTTGGGGCCACATCCGCACCATTCTGGACAAACGGCTGGAGCCGGCGGCTCGGGACTGGTACGCCGCGGCCGCCTTGGAGTACGGCTGGTCCCGGAATGTGCTCATGAACATGATCATGAACAAGACCCTGGAACGCACTGGGGCGGCGCCGTCGAACTTTAAGCAGCAGCTCGTTGCACCGGATTCGGAACTGGCCCAACAGATCGCCAAAGACCCCTACAACTTCGAGTTCCTCGGTCTGTCCGGGGAAGTCGCCGAACGTGACCTTGAGAACGCCCTGACCAGCAGGATCACCGAGACCCTCCGCGAACTCGGCCCCGGGTTCTCCTTCGTGGGCCGGCAGGTCCACTTCGACGTCGATGGCGATGATTTCTACGTGGATCTTCTGTTCTTCCACATTGAGCACTCCCGGTACGTCGTCGTTGAGCTCAAGACCGGTAAGTTCCAGCCAGAATATGCCGGCAAACTCAACTTCTACGTCGCGCTCGTCGATGACGTGCTTCGGCGCCAGCACCATAACGAAACCATCGGAATCCTTATCTGCGGCACCAAAAACGACCGCAGCGTCCGGTACAGCCTGGGACGCTCCACTTCACCCATGGCCGTCGCGGCCTACACCTACGAAAACCTCCCCCCGGCCGAACAACAGGCGCTTCCCAACGAAGGACACATCGTCGCAGCGCTCGAATGGGCAGAACCCGACGCGGATGCCGAAGCCTGA
- a CDS encoding type IV secretory system conjugative DNA transfer family protein, which translates to MSAPNRKGTGLGDGLGIWLAIGAAVVIGGGSWVSAHLGSWMAGLASPPVHPIDLVAGLAKGRVPWPVQSTIVACVLIGVLIALTVTVLVVRSRTAHKRTRVDKAAVHMGRGKDLDHLGTKGATATAVRLGVENSTGVRLGRSVAGKRPLWASWEDMLILIAGPRTMKTTSYAVPAILDAPGAVIATSNKRDIVDVTRPIRAEAGAVWVFDPQSVAEEEPTWWWNPLSYVKNEATAGNLAQHFANGSREPGTKPDAYFDPAGQNLLKAFLLAASLGSAPVTQVYTWLTRPHDEAPAELLRAAGYDLLADMVMGHIREPEKQRAGVYGTARQMVSCLTDREVSQWVTPLRDTTVDTDPRPQFVPEDFVRGNGTLYSLSREGVGTAGPLVTALTVAVVEAAEKYATSQPGGRLSTPLLGILDEAANVCRWKALPDQYSHYGSRGIILMTVLQSWSQGVEVWSLEGMRKLWSASNVKIYGGGVSEVGYLDELSRLIGQYSYINVSRSHSKTGSSSSRQENKDEILSVADLTALPRFRAILLASGAPATMIETIPWMNGPHAQKVKDSLAAPKQQPQQPVTVPAHNLWTDGAGQ; encoded by the coding sequence ATGAGTGCTCCGAACCGGAAGGGCACAGGGCTCGGCGACGGCCTGGGGATCTGGCTGGCCATCGGCGCAGCTGTCGTCATTGGGGGCGGCAGCTGGGTCTCGGCACATCTCGGATCCTGGATGGCCGGCCTTGCCTCGCCCCCGGTCCACCCGATTGATCTGGTGGCCGGTCTGGCCAAGGGCCGGGTGCCTTGGCCGGTCCAGTCCACCATCGTCGCCTGCGTGCTCATCGGAGTATTGATTGCCCTGACAGTGACAGTGCTGGTGGTCCGCTCCCGAACAGCGCACAAGCGCACCCGGGTGGATAAAGCCGCCGTCCACATGGGCCGCGGGAAAGACCTCGATCATCTGGGCACCAAGGGGGCCACGGCCACCGCCGTGCGTCTCGGCGTGGAGAACTCCACCGGGGTGCGGCTTGGCCGCAGCGTTGCCGGGAAGCGCCCGTTGTGGGCCTCTTGGGAGGACATGCTGATCCTCATCGCCGGTCCCCGCACGATGAAGACCACCTCCTACGCCGTCCCGGCAATTCTGGATGCACCCGGCGCGGTGATCGCGACATCGAACAAGCGTGACATCGTGGACGTTACCCGTCCGATCCGGGCTGAGGCCGGCGCCGTGTGGGTCTTCGATCCGCAGTCCGTCGCCGAAGAGGAACCCACCTGGTGGTGGAATCCGCTGTCCTACGTGAAGAACGAAGCGACGGCCGGGAACCTGGCACAGCACTTCGCCAACGGCTCCCGGGAACCCGGGACCAAACCGGACGCCTACTTCGACCCGGCCGGGCAGAACCTGCTCAAAGCCTTCCTGCTCGCCGCCTCACTCGGCTCCGCCCCGGTGACACAGGTCTACACCTGGTTGACCCGCCCGCACGACGAGGCACCCGCAGAACTGCTGCGAGCCGCCGGGTATGACTTGCTCGCGGACATGGTGATGGGCCACATCCGCGAACCGGAGAAGCAGCGGGCCGGTGTCTACGGCACCGCCCGGCAAATGGTTTCCTGCCTGACCGACCGCGAGGTCAGCCAATGGGTCACGCCCCTGCGCGACACGACAGTGGACACCGACCCGCGGCCGCAGTTCGTCCCCGAGGACTTCGTGCGCGGCAATGGCACGCTCTACAGCCTCTCCCGCGAAGGCGTCGGCACCGCCGGCCCCCTCGTCACCGCCCTGACCGTCGCCGTCGTGGAAGCGGCCGAAAAGTACGCAACGTCCCAGCCCGGCGGCCGGCTCTCCACCCCGCTGCTCGGGATCCTGGATGAGGCTGCGAACGTCTGCCGCTGGAAGGCGCTGCCGGACCAGTACAGCCACTACGGCTCGCGTGGGATCATCCTGATGACCGTCCTGCAGTCCTGGTCCCAGGGCGTGGAGGTCTGGTCCCTGGAAGGCATGCGGAAACTCTGGTCCGCGTCGAACGTGAAAATCTACGGCGGCGGCGTCTCCGAAGTCGGCTACCTCGACGAGCTCTCCCGCCTGATCGGGCAATACAGCTACATCAACGTCTCCCGCAGCCACAGCAAAACCGGATCCTCGTCCTCCCGGCAGGAGAACAAAGACGAGATCCTGTCCGTGGCCGACCTGACGGCACTGCCCAGGTTCCGGGCCATCCTGCTCGCCTCCGGCGCCCCGGCAACCATGATCGAAACCATTCCGTGGATGAACGGCCCCCACGCCCAGAAGGTCAAGGACTCCCTCGCCGCTCCGAAGCAGCAGCCGCAACAACCGGTGACGGTTCCGGCGCACAACCTCTGGACCGACGGGGCCGGGCAATGA
- a CDS encoding DUF4913 domain-containing protein: MSEDFGEDTFPDEETHPAGPEHSHGEPAAELVYDSAIEFFVELLAPSYVRDVNEGAELAWCPEWYKHPEALIRMEAIWRAWEHLRLEPALGVSTWFLNHADPHMRVLMDKEGPFKKCAYDGHKPPRAPGLAALPHTEPETGIFG, translated from the coding sequence ATGAGCGAAGACTTCGGAGAGGACACCTTTCCCGATGAAGAAACGCATCCGGCAGGGCCAGAACACTCCCATGGAGAGCCCGCCGCAGAGTTGGTCTATGACAGCGCCATTGAGTTCTTCGTCGAGCTGCTGGCGCCGTCCTACGTCCGGGACGTCAACGAGGGCGCAGAGCTGGCGTGGTGCCCGGAATGGTACAAACACCCCGAAGCCCTGATCCGAATGGAAGCAATCTGGCGCGCCTGGGAACACCTCCGTCTGGAACCCGCCCTCGGAGTCAGCACCTGGTTCCTGAACCATGCCGACCCGCACATGCGCGTCCTCATGGACAAAGAAGGACCCTTCAAAAAATGCGCCTACGACGGCCATAAACCCCCACGCGCGCCCGGCCTCGCAGCGCTCCCGCACACGGAACCCGAGACCGGAATCTTCGGCTAG
- a CDS encoding carbohydrate kinase — MTTRSGTQRPNPDVVVVGESLIDIITTSVGPVEFAGGSGLNVAYGLGRLGANTGLLTVLGADPRAEAIRQHLDSAAVQLLPGATRLSHTSTATASLDSTGSAEYAFDIEWTMPRVSPTFIPKVLHTGSLATFLEPGAAHVRSLMKFFSGRCVITYDPNIRSHIIGDHAQAQQTFEATACLANVVKLSDEDAVWLYPGLGTADVAHRVLDLGVQVVAVTAGAEGSDLYSGSAQVHVPAPKVTVADTVGAGDSYMSSFIAGILTDSRLDFEEEQLRRLGTMAAAAAGITVTRHGANPPTALELREALAVAS, encoded by the coding sequence GTGACCACCCGTTCAGGCACCCAGCGCCCCAACCCGGATGTCGTCGTCGTCGGGGAATCCCTGATCGACATCATCACCACGTCAGTCGGACCTGTGGAATTCGCCGGCGGGTCAGGCCTCAATGTGGCCTACGGCCTTGGCCGGCTCGGGGCGAACACCGGCCTGCTGACAGTGCTGGGCGCGGATCCAAGGGCCGAAGCCATCCGGCAGCACCTGGATTCAGCTGCAGTGCAGCTTCTGCCCGGTGCCACCCGCCTGAGCCACACCTCCACGGCAACGGCTTCCCTGGACAGCACAGGTTCGGCTGAATATGCCTTTGACATCGAGTGGACGATGCCGCGGGTGAGCCCCACCTTCATTCCCAAAGTCCTGCATACCGGATCCCTGGCGACCTTCCTTGAACCCGGGGCCGCGCATGTCCGATCACTGATGAAGTTCTTCTCGGGACGGTGCGTCATCACGTACGACCCCAACATCCGGTCGCACATCATCGGAGACCATGCCCAGGCACAGCAGACCTTCGAAGCCACGGCGTGCCTGGCCAACGTGGTGAAGCTGAGCGATGAGGACGCGGTCTGGCTCTACCCGGGTCTCGGAACAGCTGACGTGGCGCACCGTGTCCTGGATCTCGGGGTGCAAGTAGTTGCCGTAACTGCAGGAGCGGAGGGTTCGGACCTCTACTCAGGGTCTGCCCAGGTGCACGTTCCCGCCCCGAAGGTAACAGTCGCGGACACTGTGGGTGCCGGCGATTCCTATATGTCCTCGTTCATCGCTGGGATCTTGACCGATTCCCGGCTGGACTTCGAGGAGGAGCAGCTCAGGCGGCTCGGAACGATGGCTGCTGCCGCTGCAGGCATCACTGTGACCCGACATGGAGCGAATCCGCCAACAGCGCTGGAACTGCGGGAGGCACTGGCCGTTGCCTCGTGA
- a CDS encoding ATP-binding protein: MQKLFRRKKNPLLDGAESEARDGRASTARPARLRVPGSRGWGGRGGGAAALVPAVREYRGTTVQVCGLWPFSSGTSSPMVGVPLGRHEETQATVCCDPISWFQRAHLISNPSAFILGKPGLGKSTLVRRMMLGLSGQGVHPLVLGDLKGEHVDAIRAIGGQVIELGRGRGYLNILDPGQAIEVAQLLEERGHHEAAVRVRADAHGRRLNMVVSLITISRNNPPTDQEQTILDRALRVLDDSFDGVPVLKDLLDVIIAAPDELRQVALDRGDMTVYLQETRALEATLLGLTGGGKLGEIFSRHTTNPMRRDRAVVFDVSSIDETETDLQAAVLLACWSYGFGTVNVANALADAGLEPRRNYFVVLDELWRALRAGKGMVDRVDALTRLNRSVGVGQVMISHTMSDLLALPAEEDRMKARGFVERSGMVICGGLPASEMPLLTAAIPLSRQEQQKLISWQDPPAWDSRGGDVEPPGRGKFLIKVGGRPGIPVQIGLTSIEASLNDTNKRWHAPAESLLEATAPVQEEGAA; encoded by the coding sequence ATGCAGAAGCTCTTTCGACGGAAGAAGAATCCGCTCCTTGATGGTGCGGAATCCGAAGCCCGCGACGGCCGTGCGTCCACGGCTCGTCCGGCCCGGTTGCGTGTCCCAGGGTCCCGTGGCTGGGGCGGGCGCGGGGGAGGGGCTGCGGCTCTGGTCCCGGCGGTGCGTGAATACCGCGGGACCACGGTGCAGGTCTGCGGGCTGTGGCCGTTTTCCTCGGGTACGTCCTCGCCCATGGTCGGCGTCCCGCTGGGCCGGCACGAGGAAACCCAGGCCACGGTCTGCTGTGATCCAATCAGCTGGTTCCAGCGCGCCCACCTGATTTCCAACCCCTCCGCGTTCATCCTCGGCAAGCCGGGCCTGGGCAAATCCACGCTCGTGCGCCGAATGATGCTGGGCCTGTCCGGCCAGGGCGTCCACCCGCTGGTGCTCGGGGACCTCAAAGGCGAACACGTGGACGCCATTAGGGCCATTGGCGGGCAGGTCATCGAACTCGGCCGCGGACGGGGCTACCTGAACATCCTCGATCCGGGACAGGCCATTGAGGTCGCCCAGCTCCTCGAGGAGCGCGGACACCACGAAGCGGCCGTCCGGGTCCGGGCCGATGCCCACGGCCGGCGCCTGAACATGGTCGTTTCCCTCATCACGATCAGCCGGAACAACCCGCCCACGGATCAGGAACAGACCATTTTGGACCGCGCCCTGCGCGTCCTCGATGACTCCTTCGACGGCGTTCCGGTCCTAAAAGACCTGCTCGACGTCATCATCGCCGCCCCGGACGAGCTGCGCCAGGTCGCGCTGGATCGCGGGGATATGACGGTCTATCTGCAGGAAACCCGTGCACTGGAAGCGACCCTGCTCGGCCTGACCGGCGGCGGGAAACTCGGAGAAATCTTCTCCCGGCACACCACGAACCCGATGCGGCGTGACCGGGCCGTGGTCTTCGATGTCTCCAGCATTGACGAGACCGAAACAGACCTGCAGGCCGCAGTGCTGCTGGCGTGCTGGTCCTACGGCTTCGGCACTGTCAACGTAGCCAACGCCCTCGCCGACGCCGGGCTGGAACCGCGGCGGAACTACTTCGTCGTCCTGGACGAGCTCTGGCGGGCACTGCGCGCCGGCAAGGGCATGGTGGACCGGGTGGATGCCCTGACCCGCCTCAACCGCTCAGTCGGCGTCGGGCAGGTCATGATTTCCCACACCATGTCCGACCTTCTGGCGCTCCCGGCAGAAGAGGACCGGATGAAGGCCCGCGGCTTCGTTGAACGCTCCGGCATGGTCATCTGCGGCGGGCTTCCCGCCTCCGAAATGCCGTTGCTGACCGCAGCGATCCCGCTCTCGCGGCAGGAACAGCAAAAGCTCATCTCCTGGCAGGACCCGCCCGCATGGGACTCCCGCGGCGGCGACGTCGAACCTCCCGGTCGCGGGAAATTTCTGATCAAGGTCGGCGGCCGCCCCGGCATCCCCGTCCAGATCGGTCTAACTTCCATCGAAGCCTCCCTGAACGACACCAACAAGCGCTGGCACGCTCCGGCAGAATCTCTGCTGGAAGCCACCGCTCCGGTCCAGGAAGAGGGTGCAGCATGA